The Passer domesticus isolate bPasDom1 chromosome 31, bPasDom1.hap1, whole genome shotgun sequence genome has a window encoding:
- the LOC135287970 gene encoding lens fiber major intrinsic protein-like isoform X1: MAIGEELRSGRFWRGVLAELAATLIFVGVVLGASAAPEPLAPALAGGLAAGGLVCTLGGAQANPALTLALLCTRKLGALRGAAGLVAQCAGATLASAAARAALRDDAGLVTRVRAEGTAGTALAWEAFATFQLALAAFAAAEHAAPRAGLALGSAVAAGALAAGPFSGGSMNPARSLGPAVVTGVWDDHWLSLARALGYLLAQVLGMLAGAGVLYGVTPGPVRGTLGLSALHPGVGPGQGTVVELLLTAQFVLCVFASFDDRHDGRPAMAAVPVGFSLALGHLFGIHYTGASMNPARSFAPAVITRNFANHWVYWAGPLLGAALGAVLYEFALCPRPRSLAERLAALKGEPPAPTAVTAAVAAAEPPPEPPAEPLELKTQGL, translated from the exons ATGGCCATCGGGGAG GAGCTGCGCAGCGGCCGCTTCTGGCGGGGGGTTCTGGCGGAGCTGGCGGCCACCCTCATCTTCGTGGGGGTGGTCCTGGGGGCTTCGGCAGCTCCAGAGCCGCTGGCGccggccctggcagggggcttggCGGCCGGGGGGCTCGTCTGCACCCTCGGGGGTGCCCAGGCCAACCCCGCGCTGAcgctggccctgctgtgcacccGCAAGCTGGGCGCCCtgcgcggggccgcggggctcGTGGCCCAGTGCGCGGGGGCCACGCTGGCCTCTGCCGCCGCCCGCGCGGCGCTGCGGGACGACGCCGGCCTCGTCACCAGG gtgagggcggaggggacagcggggacagcgctgGCCTGGGAGGCCTTCGCCACCTTCCAGCTGGCGCTGGCCGCCTTCGCCGCCGCGGAGCACGCGGCCCCGCGGGccgggctggccctgggcagcgCCGTGGCCGCTGGGGCTCTGGCTGCG GGGCCGTTCTCGGGGGGCAGCATGAACCCCGCGCGCTCGCTGGGGCCGGCCGTCGTCACCGGCGTCTGGGATGATCACTGG CTCTCGCTGGCCCGTGCCCTGGGCTACCTGCTGGCCCAGGTGTTGGGCATGCTGGCCGGAGCCGGGGTGCTCTACGGGGTGACCCCCGGCCCCGTGCGTGGCACCCTCGGCCTCAGCGCG CTGCACCCCGGCGTGGGCCCGGGCCAGGGCACGGTGGTGGAGCTGCTCCTGACCGCCCAGTTCGTCCTCTGCGTCTTCGCCAGCTTCGACGACCGCCACGACGGGCGCCCGGCCATGGCCGCCGTGCCCGTCGGCTTCTCCCTCGCCCTCGGCCACCTCTTCGGG ATCCACTACACGGGCGCCAGCATGAACCCCGCCCGCTCCTTCGCCCCCGCCGTCATCACCCGCAACTTCGCCAACCACTGG GTGTACTGGGCGGGCCCGCTGCTGGGCGCGGCGCTGGGCGCGGTGCTCTACGAGTTCGCGCTGTGCCCGCGGCCGCGCAGCCTGGCCGAGCGCCTGGCCGCCCTCAAGGGAGAGCCGCCCGCCCCCACGGCCGTCACCGCCGCCGTCGCCGCCGCCGAGCCGCCGCCCGAGCCGCCGGCAGAGCCGCTGGAGCTGAAGACGCAGGGGCTGTAA
- the LOC135287970 gene encoding lens fiber major intrinsic protein-like isoform X3: MAIGEVRAEGTAGTALAWEAFATFQLALAAFAAAEHAAPRAGLALGSAVAAGALAAGPFSGGSMNPARSLGPAVVTGVWDDHWLSLARALGYLLAQVLGMLAGAGVLYGVTPGPVRGTLGLSALHPGVGPGQGTVVELLLTAQFVLCVFASFDDRHDGRPAMAAVPVGFSLALGHLFGIHYTGASMNPARSFAPAVITRNFANHWVYWAGPLLGAALGAVLYEFALCPRPRSLAERLAALKGEPPAPTAVTAAVAAAEPPPEPPAEPLELKTQGL; the protein is encoded by the exons ATGGCCATCGGGGAG gtgagggcggaggggacagcggggacagcgctgGCCTGGGAGGCCTTCGCCACCTTCCAGCTGGCGCTGGCCGCCTTCGCCGCCGCGGAGCACGCGGCCCCGCGGGccgggctggccctgggcagcgCCGTGGCCGCTGGGGCTCTGGCTGCG GGGCCGTTCTCGGGGGGCAGCATGAACCCCGCGCGCTCGCTGGGGCCGGCCGTCGTCACCGGCGTCTGGGATGATCACTGG CTCTCGCTGGCCCGTGCCCTGGGCTACCTGCTGGCCCAGGTGTTGGGCATGCTGGCCGGAGCCGGGGTGCTCTACGGGGTGACCCCCGGCCCCGTGCGTGGCACCCTCGGCCTCAGCGCG CTGCACCCCGGCGTGGGCCCGGGCCAGGGCACGGTGGTGGAGCTGCTCCTGACCGCCCAGTTCGTCCTCTGCGTCTTCGCCAGCTTCGACGACCGCCACGACGGGCGCCCGGCCATGGCCGCCGTGCCCGTCGGCTTCTCCCTCGCCCTCGGCCACCTCTTCGGG ATCCACTACACGGGCGCCAGCATGAACCCCGCCCGCTCCTTCGCCCCCGCCGTCATCACCCGCAACTTCGCCAACCACTGG GTGTACTGGGCGGGCCCGCTGCTGGGCGCGGCGCTGGGCGCGGTGCTCTACGAGTTCGCGCTGTGCCCGCGGCCGCGCAGCCTGGCCGAGCGCCTGGCCGCCCTCAAGGGAGAGCCGCCCGCCCCCACGGCCGTCACCGCCGCCGTCGCCGCCGCCGAGCCGCCGCCCGAGCCGCCGGCAGAGCCGCTGGAGCTGAAGACGCAGGGGCTGTAA
- the LOC135287970 gene encoding lens fiber major intrinsic protein-like isoform X2: MGHSPPFPRKPHGWGQRSSGGGPHYWGVRGCPGGSGGGGSSPRVTHPVARAAKGLTGGGGGGVPPPGPSRGGLIKVVTGGPRGGERGRGGQRGQAMRELRSSAFWRAVLAEFLGSLLYALLGLGASLRWAPGPPSVVGAALAFGLAQTTLVQALGHVSGGHVNPAITLAFLMASQLSLARALGYLLAQVLGMLAGAGVLYGVTPGPVRGTLGLSALHPGVGPGQGTVVELLLTAQFVLCVFASFDDRHDGRPAMAAVPVGFSLALGHLFGIHYTGASMNPARSFAPAVITRNFANHWVYWAGPLLGAALGAVLYEFALCPRPRSLAERLAALKGEPPAPTAVTAAVAAAEPPPEPPAEPLELKTQGL; the protein is encoded by the exons ATGGGTCACAGCCCCCCCTTCCCCAGAAAACCCCATGGATGGGGGCAGCGCAGCTCTGGGGGGGGTCCCCACTATTGGGGGGTGCGGGGATgcccggggggctcggggggtgggGGTTCCTCGCCGCGTGTCACCCATCCCGTGGCCCGGGCAGCGAAGGGGTTAACGGGGGGTGGCGGAGGTGGGGTCCCACCCCCGGGGCCGTCCCGGGGGGGGCTTATAAAGGTGGTCACGGGCGGCCCCCGgggaggggagcggggccgtGGAGGGCAGCGGGGCCAGGCCATGCGGGAGCTGCGCTCGTCCGCCTTCTGGAGGGCCGTCCTGGCCGAGTTCCTGGGCAGCCTCCTCTatgccctgctggggctgggggcttccCTGCGCTGGGCCCCGGGCCCCCCCAGCGTTGTGGGGGCCGCCTTGGCCTTCGGGTTGGCCCAGACCACCCTGGTGCAGGCTCTGGGCCACGTCAGCGGGGGTCACGTCAACCCGGCCATCACGCTGGCCTTCCTGATGGCCTCGCAGCTCTCGCTGGCCCGTGCCCTGGGCTACCTGCTGGCCCAGGTGTTGGGCATGCTGGCCGGAGCCGGGGTGCTCTACGGGGTGACCCCCGGCCCCGTGCGTGGCACCCTCGGCCTCAGCGCG CTGCACCCCGGCGTGGGCCCGGGCCAGGGCACGGTGGTGGAGCTGCTCCTGACCGCCCAGTTCGTCCTCTGCGTCTTCGCCAGCTTCGACGACCGCCACGACGGGCGCCCGGCCATGGCCGCCGTGCCCGTCGGCTTCTCCCTCGCCCTCGGCCACCTCTTCGGG ATCCACTACACGGGCGCCAGCATGAACCCCGCCCGCTCCTTCGCCCCCGCCGTCATCACCCGCAACTTCGCCAACCACTGG GTGTACTGGGCGGGCCCGCTGCTGGGCGCGGCGCTGGGCGCGGTGCTCTACGAGTTCGCGCTGTGCCCGCGGCCGCGCAGCCTGGCCGAGCGCCTGGCCGCCCTCAAGGGAGAGCCGCCCGCCCCCACGGCCGTCACCGCCGCCGTCGCCGCCGCCGAGCCGCCGCCCGAGCCGCCGGCAGAGCCGCTGGAGCTGAAGACGCAGGGGCTGTAA
- the LOC135287970 gene encoding aquaporin-2-like isoform X4 has product MAIGEELRSGRFWRGVLAELAATLIFVGVVLGASAAPEPLAPALAGGLAAGGLVCTLGGAQANPALTLALLCTRKLGALRGAAGLVAQCAGATLASAAARAALRDDAGLVTRVRAEGTAGTALAWEAFATFQLALAAFAAAEHAAPRAGLALGSAVAAGALAAGPFSGGSMNPARSLGPAVVTGVWDDHWVYWLGPVLGAVLAGLSYEFILAPGASREKLSACLACRDVALVETPSLSPSSVAPPAQQGTA; this is encoded by the exons ATGGCCATCGGGGAG GAGCTGCGCAGCGGCCGCTTCTGGCGGGGGGTTCTGGCGGAGCTGGCGGCCACCCTCATCTTCGTGGGGGTGGTCCTGGGGGCTTCGGCAGCTCCAGAGCCGCTGGCGccggccctggcagggggcttggCGGCCGGGGGGCTCGTCTGCACCCTCGGGGGTGCCCAGGCCAACCCCGCGCTGAcgctggccctgctgtgcacccGCAAGCTGGGCGCCCtgcgcggggccgcggggctcGTGGCCCAGTGCGCGGGGGCCACGCTGGCCTCTGCCGCCGCCCGCGCGGCGCTGCGGGACGACGCCGGCCTCGTCACCAGG gtgagggcggaggggacagcggggacagcgctgGCCTGGGAGGCCTTCGCCACCTTCCAGCTGGCGCTGGCCGCCTTCGCCGCCGCGGAGCACGCGGCCCCGCGGGccgggctggccctgggcagcgCCGTGGCCGCTGGGGCTCTGGCTGCG GGGCCGTTCTCGGGGGGCAGCATGAACCCCGCGCGCTCGCTGGGGCCGGCCGTCGTCACCGGCGTCTGGGATGATCACTGG GTGTACTGGCTGGGGCCGGTGCTGGGCGCGGTGCTGGCCGGGCTCTCCTACGAGTTCATCCTGGCGCCCGGAGCCTCCCGGGAGAAGCTGAGCGCCTGCCTCGCCTGCCGGGACGTGGCTCTGGTGGAGacccccagcctgtccccctCCTCGGTggcccccccagcccagcagggcactgccTGA